A window of Flavobacterium flavigenum contains these coding sequences:
- a CDS encoding T9SS type A sorting domain-containing protein — MMKIICAIIFLGITNFAHAQNDLVKFTYDSAGNQTQRIICINCLSAKKTNDSIKEVSVLQEEDLQKFIPDDDISYYPNPVREELYLQWHFFEGTQISSINVHDLNGRLLQSLNGMSKVTNQNISFQNYPRGVYAIVLTYNNGEQKSIKIIKE, encoded by the coding sequence ATGATGAAAATAATATGTGCAATTATTTTTTTGGGAATTACAAATTTTGCCCATGCTCAAAATGATCTGGTAAAATTCACTTACGATAGTGCTGGTAATCAGACGCAACGTATAATATGTATAAACTGTTTATCAGCAAAAAAAACTAATGACAGTATCAAAGAAGTTTCTGTATTGCAGGAAGAAGATTTACAAAAGTTTATACCAGACGATGATATCTCCTATTATCCAAATCCGGTAAGGGAAGAACTGTATCTTCAATGGCATTTTTTTGAGGGGACTCAAATCTCTTCTATTAACGTGCATGACTTGAATGGTCGCTTACTTCAATCTTTAAATGGCATGAGTAAAGTAACTAATCAAAATATTTCTTTTCAAAATTACCCAAGAGGAGTGTATGCTATTGTACTAACTTATAATAATGGTGAACAAAAATCAATCAAAATCATTAAGGAATAA
- a CDS encoding TolC family protein: MYKFKAYQYSIALGICLAVVGCKAPVAETATASSPVPESFGAVKNLDTVNTGSMKWRTFFKDQNLIDLIDAALKNNQELNITLQEIEIAKNDIRVKKGLLLPSVGVRAGAGVEKVGRYTSQGAGDATTEIKPGVEMPDPLGDFTIAAYANWEVDIWKKLRNSKKAALNRYLATVEGKNFVITNLIAEVADSYYELLALDSQLDIVKQTIELQTNALEIVKIQKQAARATELGVQKFQAEVLTSKSLEFDILQKIKENENKINFLLGRYPQEVKRTNTNFLTLLPAEVNSGIPSQLLMNRPDVKQAELELVAAKLDVKVARAEFYPSLDISAAFGVQAFKPSYLFTFPESILYSLAGDLAAPLINRNAIKAEFSSANARQLQALYNYDRTILNAYLEVSNQLSKIDNLQKSYDLKSQQVDALNKSIEVSNDLFKSARVDYFEVLMTQRDALESKLELIDTKKEQLNAAVYVYKDLGGGWK; encoded by the coding sequence ATGTATAAATTCAAAGCATATCAATATAGTATTGCATTAGGTATTTGTCTTGCTGTAGTGGGCTGTAAAGCCCCTGTAGCCGAGACTGCAACGGCAAGTTCCCCTGTTCCGGAATCTTTTGGAGCAGTCAAAAATCTGGACACAGTCAATACCGGTTCTATGAAATGGAGAACATTTTTTAAGGATCAAAATCTAATTGACTTAATTGATGCAGCCTTAAAAAACAATCAGGAACTAAACATTACACTGCAGGAAATCGAAATTGCAAAAAATGATATCCGTGTTAAAAAAGGGCTTTTACTGCCGTCTGTAGGCGTACGTGCCGGAGCAGGAGTAGAAAAAGTAGGGCGATACACCAGTCAGGGTGCGGGTGATGCCACTACAGAAATTAAACCAGGTGTAGAAATGCCGGACCCTTTAGGAGATTTTACCATTGCTGCTTACGCCAATTGGGAAGTAGATATCTGGAAAAAATTGCGCAATTCTAAAAAAGCCGCATTAAACCGCTATCTGGCAACTGTAGAAGGCAAAAACTTTGTAATCACCAATCTGATTGCTGAGGTAGCCGATTCCTATTACGAGTTATTGGCTTTAGACAGTCAGCTGGATATTGTAAAACAGACCATTGAGTTACAGACAAATGCTTTAGAAATTGTAAAAATTCAGAAACAGGCAGCCAGAGCTACAGAATTAGGTGTGCAGAAGTTTCAGGCTGAGGTGCTGACTTCTAAAAGTTTAGAGTTTGATATTCTTCAGAAAATTAAAGAAAACGAGAATAAAATCAATTTCTTATTAGGAAGATATCCTCAGGAAGTAAAGAGAACCAATACTAACTTTTTAACGTTATTGCCTGCTGAAGTAAACTCCGGAATTCCGTCTCAGTTACTAATGAACCGCCCGGATGTGAAACAAGCCGAATTAGAATTGGTGGCAGCAAAACTGGATGTAAAAGTTGCCCGTGCCGAATTCTATCCTTCGCTTGATATTTCGGCAGCTTTTGGCGTGCAGGCTTTTAAACCGTCTTATTTGTTTACGTTTCCTGAATCTATTTTGTATTCGCTGGCAGGAGATTTAGCAGCGCCGCTGATTAACAGAAATGCTATCAAAGCCGAGTTTTCAAGTGCTAATGCCAGACAGCTTCAGGCATTGTACAACTACGACCGTACAATTTTGAATGCGTATCTGGAAGTTTCGAATCAACTTTCTAAAATTGATAATTTACAGAAAAGCTACGATTTAAAATCACAGCAGGTAGATGCCTTAAATAAATCGATTGAGGTTTCGAATGACTTGTTTAAATCGGCAAGAGTAGATTATTTCGAAGTTTTGATGACACAGCGTGATGCGTTAGAATCAAAATTAGAATTGATAGATACCAAAAAAGAACAGCTCAATGCAGCAGTCTATGTTTATAAAGACTTAGGCGGCGGCTGGAAATAG
- a CDS encoding RHS repeat-associated core domain-containing protein, with translation MKHFYFTLFFLGLSFLLSAQEMGGTPVEGLLPIKKIDNSEGASISKTSDLGSASNRILTTSAITPTGSSSEVGITEGLLSVSLSGSANYNIPILVPPGINGVVPQVSLAYSSQGGNSIAGYGWNITGVSKITRIPATKFHDGIIDGVDFDNLDRFALDGQRLVIKSGTYGASGAVYETENFSNIKVTSYGIHPNGVSYGPAYFIVEYPDGSKAYYGNSTDSRSIMEYSITYWENPQGVRISYTYNNVNNSLSIATINYGTLGATTGINKIQFNYGTANQKEELYVGNQKILQDKILYSIVVTANSIGYRSYQLAHWPTSQGYQRLISITEKSGDGSKSYNPTIFTYEDTTQSISYADITTNLNIGNITSLNAGTVSGDFDGNEKMEFILYPTTGTDSKAKYWLFSSIDSDNYVNFGTQHNVGAFEEIFATTWLSWNNHLMPKQGWTVVKKANTNYTFTVYSASATYPILYQYERVVNFPVEPMAGLCYKNQMVPKKIISGDFNGDGLTDVIAIDNPSSCTKKKVYFVDLKRDNTSNYLTYSGELLVNLSSTSRVDVADMDGDGKSDFMVFENGKVTCYTLDNANQLVLLCNYSDTNISVATTKTIILGDYNGDGKTDFMIPKAYDSYDWYKYSSTATGFYKQIVSSVPYYRNISTETHNYIASDYDKDGKSDIIRATNTRNSANTSGKILIVCYVNTNGSFGYTSVEAVSPFLSDINLNTLPIYLPTGKGFQSKDKPYNPTLEIAFLSNNKIFYFNSGKDNTKDQLLRSITTGNGVKEFITYKPLNSDVDYENGFYNPIYNSSYSESYPNSNIESASSMQVVSMLEKQSATDYKKQLYSYYDAISNTEGLGFLGFKSTANTNWFDNNNPTISTISKFDTNLRGANIESYSVIGQYNASNYAAPSDFISKTTSTYISSLSATKVFNLKLTNSQQYNGLENTSIETSSIVYDAFNNPTTSTVTTKEGGATQQTTVTNLAYAAPTSSPYVVGRPTNKTQSVTVSGDTMTTEEQYVYNTGGLLTQVKKKGHNTNFITENNVYDSFGNITKKIISANNVYPRETIYEYDPSGRFLTKSIDVEGLATNYNYNTANGVLNSETNPYGLTTSYLYDAWFKKTKTTDYLGKNNTYTYTQINEKTKITTTGDDGSFNEELYDDLGRKITTTAKDLNGNVSSVSYLYDIYDRNYKISEPYSGSSATQWNETQYDVYGRPTQNISFTGKTTSFSYSGLTTTINDGTKTKSVTKNALGNTVSLTDTPGGTITYTHFANGNLKSSNYNGEVTTIEQNGWGRKTKLTDPSAGEYNYTYNDVGQVLTETTPNGTTTYAINTVGKLTQKKIVGTNTNTTTTYTYDVASKLLTSSTFVDALENNATTTTVYTYDSNKRLTSSVETTPYASFTKQLTYDAFGRVNTETSTATAAGKSSTKTVQHTYKNGQPWQIIDTSNSQVLWQTNTINARGQLTGATMANGNIAISNTYDSYGFISQSKQDRLIVSPGNIMTLNTVFESQKANLTSRTNNLFNWNESFTYDALDRLTSFKNTAGITETQSYDDRGRITQNAVGTYNYTNTAKAYQNTSIAVTPEALTHYQVNQQQDITYNVFKSPYQIEETGKDKISFTYNDANSRSTVFYGSTDNDKLLRPLRKYYSADGSMEIKHTIQTGAVEFVTYIGGDGYSAPVVLKSDGATQNYLYLQRDYQGSIVGISDATGQLLEKRLFDAWGNVLVQDGAGNALNGLTLLDRGYTGHEHLQSVALIHMNGRLYDPKLHRFLQPDNYVQDPTDTQNYNRYSYVLNNPLKYTDPSGELSWRSVGGWIKRNSQAITIVATVVVAVGLTVVTAGMASPLAAAAIVGAGAGFTSGAVGTWTQGGSFADGLLNGAIQGAIGAASGYAGAYMSTAINAVGIIPGALSGAATSTSLGAMTNLISGNDWNAGLGMAAVFGGIGGGISGFSAAKASGSGIWFGTEVKPSATVIAGNINNATAEARVEYNKSTQVQTEPTSMSNSSSATQFDELPSDVLNKTAEYPSAYLDYPSQTGTPNSIHQYTTNSGKPLQNTIYNGDGKAVMQLDFKPHGTGNINGVPHGHIMEVPGVISTGHQGNHIPFMLLKFK, from the coding sequence ATGAAACATTTTTACTTTACCCTATTCTTTTTAGGTTTATCTTTTTTGTTATCTGCACAGGAAATGGGAGGCACTCCAGTGGAAGGTTTATTACCTATCAAAAAAATAGACAATTCTGAAGGAGCATCAATCTCTAAGACAAGTGACTTAGGTTCAGCCTCGAATAGAATACTAACAACCTCAGCAATAACTCCTACAGGAAGTTCTTCTGAAGTTGGAATCACTGAAGGTCTATTATCAGTGTCGCTTTCTGGATCAGCAAATTATAATATTCCTATTTTAGTTCCCCCTGGCATTAATGGTGTAGTCCCTCAGGTAAGTTTAGCTTATAGCAGCCAGGGAGGCAATTCCATAGCTGGATATGGTTGGAATATTACAGGAGTTTCTAAAATTACAAGGATACCTGCAACAAAATTTCATGATGGAATTATCGATGGAGTTGATTTTGACAATTTAGATCGTTTTGCACTTGATGGCCAACGATTGGTCATAAAAAGCGGTACATATGGAGCAAGTGGTGCAGTATATGAAACGGAAAACTTTTCTAATATAAAGGTTACTTCATATGGAATTCACCCAAATGGTGTCTCTTATGGACCTGCTTATTTTATAGTTGAATACCCTGATGGCTCCAAAGCTTATTACGGTAATTCTACAGATTCCAGAAGTATAATGGAATACTCCATTACTTATTGGGAAAATCCACAGGGAGTTCGTATCAGTTATACATATAATAATGTCAATAACAGCTTAAGCATTGCTACTATTAATTATGGGACATTAGGAGCAACAACTGGTATAAACAAAATCCAGTTTAATTACGGTACAGCTAATCAGAAGGAAGAATTGTATGTAGGAAATCAAAAAATTTTACAGGACAAAATTTTATACAGCATTGTTGTGACAGCTAATAGTATTGGTTATAGAAGCTATCAATTGGCACATTGGCCAACCTCTCAGGGCTATCAACGACTAATTAGTATTACTGAAAAATCAGGAGATGGTTCAAAAAGCTATAATCCTACCATTTTTACTTATGAAGATACTACTCAATCTATTTCCTATGCTGACATCACTACTAATTTGAATATTGGAAATATTACATCATTAAATGCAGGAACTGTATCGGGAGATTTTGATGGAAATGAAAAAATGGAATTCATACTTTATCCAACTACCGGTACTGACAGCAAAGCTAAATACTGGTTGTTTTCAAGTATAGATTCAGATAATTACGTAAATTTTGGCACTCAGCATAATGTAGGAGCATTTGAAGAAATTTTTGCAACCACCTGGTTGAGTTGGAATAATCATCTTATGCCTAAACAAGGATGGACAGTCGTTAAAAAAGCAAATACTAATTATACTTTTACGGTTTATAGTGCTTCAGCTACTTACCCTATTCTTTATCAATATGAGCGGGTTGTTAATTTTCCAGTGGAGCCAATGGCTGGTTTATGCTACAAAAACCAAATGGTTCCTAAAAAGATAATTTCAGGAGATTTTAATGGTGATGGATTAACTGATGTAATTGCAATTGACAATCCTTCTTCTTGCACTAAAAAGAAAGTCTATTTTGTTGATTTAAAAAGAGATAATACCTCTAATTATTTAACCTATTCAGGGGAATTGCTAGTTAATCTGAGTTCTACTTCACGAGTGGATGTGGCTGATATGGATGGAGATGGGAAATCAGATTTTATGGTGTTTGAAAATGGAAAAGTAACTTGTTATACTTTAGATAACGCCAATCAATTGGTTTTATTGTGCAATTATTCTGATACCAATATCTCCGTTGCTACTACTAAAACAATTATACTTGGGGATTATAATGGTGATGGAAAAACTGATTTTATGATTCCAAAAGCATATGATTCGTATGATTGGTATAAATATTCCTCTACAGCAACGGGCTTTTATAAACAAATAGTTTCATCAGTACCATACTATAGAAATATTTCAACAGAAACCCACAATTATATAGCATCTGATTACGATAAAGATGGAAAATCCGATATAATTCGAGCAACGAATACCCGAAACTCAGCAAATACTTCTGGAAAAATACTAATAGTATGTTACGTGAATACCAATGGTTCTTTCGGTTATACTTCAGTTGAAGCAGTTAGTCCATTTCTATCCGATATAAATCTCAATACACTTCCTATTTATCTACCTACAGGAAAAGGATTTCAAAGCAAAGATAAACCTTATAATCCAACATTAGAAATAGCATTTTTAAGTAACAATAAAATTTTCTATTTTAATTCTGGCAAGGATAATACTAAGGATCAATTATTACGCTCTATTACTACTGGTAATGGTGTAAAAGAGTTCATCACTTACAAACCTTTAAACTCAGATGTTGATTATGAAAATGGTTTTTATAATCCTATTTATAATAGCTCTTATTCCGAGAGTTACCCTAATTCAAATATTGAATCGGCTTCCAGCATGCAGGTGGTTTCTATGTTGGAAAAACAAAGTGCTACAGATTATAAAAAACAGTTGTATTCTTATTATGATGCTATTTCAAACACAGAAGGATTAGGATTTTTAGGTTTCAAATCAACTGCTAATACCAATTGGTTTGACAATAATAATCCAACTATTTCAACAATATCTAAATTTGATACGAACTTGCGCGGAGCAAATATAGAAAGCTATAGTGTTATTGGACAGTACAATGCCAGTAATTATGCTGCACCAAGTGATTTTATTAGTAAAACAACATCAACATACATTAGTTCATTAAGTGCTACTAAAGTATTCAATCTCAAACTGACCAATTCTCAACAATACAACGGTTTGGAAAATACCAGCATAGAAACTTCCTCCATCGTATATGATGCTTTTAATAATCCAACAACATCAACAGTTACAACAAAAGAAGGAGGTGCAACCCAACAAACTACAGTAACTAATTTGGCGTATGCTGCACCTACAAGCTCTCCTTATGTTGTAGGCAGGCCCACGAATAAAACCCAAAGTGTGACAGTTTCAGGAGACACTATGACTACTGAAGAACAATACGTTTACAATACAGGGGGTTTATTAACTCAAGTGAAGAAAAAAGGACATAATACTAACTTTATTACCGAAAACAATGTCTATGACTCCTTTGGCAACATTACCAAAAAAATAATTTCAGCTAACAATGTTTATCCAAGAGAAACAATTTATGAATATGATCCATCGGGAAGATTTTTAACCAAAAGTATTGATGTAGAAGGACTAGCAACCAATTATAATTACAATACAGCTAATGGCGTATTAAATTCAGAAACAAATCCGTATGGATTAACAACTTCTTATTTATATGACGCCTGGTTCAAGAAAACAAAAACTACCGATTATCTAGGGAAGAATAATACTTATACCTATACCCAAATTAACGAAAAAACAAAAATAACTACCACCGGAGATGACGGCAGTTTTAATGAAGAACTCTACGATGATTTAGGACGAAAAATAACCACTACTGCAAAAGACTTAAATGGCAATGTATCTAGCGTTTCTTATCTTTATGATATTTACGACAGAAACTATAAAATAAGTGAACCTTATAGTGGCAGTAGTGCAACTCAATGGAACGAAACGCAATATGATGTATATGGAAGACCAACTCAAAATATATCTTTTACAGGCAAAACGACAAGTTTCAGTTATTCTGGTTTGACCACAACCATTAATGATGGCACTAAAACAAAATCAGTAACTAAAAATGCGTTAGGCAATACAGTATCTTTAACCGACACCCCAGGTGGAACAATTACCTATACTCATTTTGCCAATGGTAATCTAAAATCATCCAATTATAATGGAGAAGTAACCACGATTGAGCAGAATGGCTGGGGCAGAAAAACTAAACTTACTGACCCATCGGCTGGTGAATATAATTATACTTATAATGATGTAGGGCAGGTCTTAACAGAAACGACACCCAATGGCACCACAACTTACGCCATAAACACAGTAGGCAAATTAACGCAAAAAAAAATTGTAGGAACGAATACTAACACTACGACTACATATACGTATGATGTTGCCAGCAAATTACTAACATCAAGTACTTTTGTTGATGCCTTAGAAAATAATGCAACCACTACAACTGTTTACACGTATGACAGTAATAAAAGGTTGACATCTTCAGTTGAAACAACTCCATATGCAAGCTTTACCAAACAACTAACTTATGATGCCTTTGGCAGGGTAAATACTGAAACCTCAACAGCTACTGCAGCTGGAAAATCAAGTACTAAAACCGTACAGCATACCTATAAAAACGGACAGCCATGGCAAATAATAGACACATCCAATTCTCAGGTATTATGGCAAACTAATACCATTAACGCCAGAGGACAGCTTACTGGTGCGACTATGGCCAATGGAAATATTGCCATCAGTAATACTTATGATTCTTATGGATTTATTTCTCAAAGTAAACAGGACCGATTGATTGTTTCCCCGGGAAACATCATGACCCTTAATACGGTGTTTGAATCTCAAAAAGCAAATTTAACCAGCAGGACCAATAATTTATTTAACTGGAATGAAAGTTTTACTTATGATGCCTTAGACCGTCTTACTTCGTTTAAAAACACCGCAGGTATAACCGAAACCCAAAGCTATGATGACCGAGGAAGGATTACCCAAAATGCAGTAGGAACTTATAATTATACCAATACTGCCAAAGCATACCAAAATACCTCGATAGCAGTTACACCTGAAGCTTTAACTCATTATCAGGTAAATCAGCAACAAGATATTACCTATAATGTCTTTAAAAGTCCTTACCAGATTGAGGAAACAGGCAAGGATAAAATTAGTTTTACATACAACGATGCTAACAGCCGTAGTACCGTATTTTATGGTAGTACCGATAACGACAAACTATTAAGACCATTACGTAAATACTACTCTGCCGATGGCAGCATGGAAATTAAACACACCATTCAGACTGGAGCAGTTGAGTTTGTAACGTATATAGGTGGCGATGGCTATAGCGCTCCTGTAGTATTAAAAAGTGATGGCGCTACCCAGAATTATTTATATTTACAAAGAGATTACCAGGGAAGTATTGTTGGTATTAGCGATGCTACAGGCCAATTGCTGGAAAAACGTTTGTTTGATGCTTGGGGCAATGTGTTAGTACAGGATGGGGCAGGAAATGCATTAAACGGTCTTACTTTGTTAGATAGAGGTTATACCGGTCATGAACATTTGCAAAGTGTAGCGTTGATACACATGAACGGGCGTTTGTATGATCCTAAACTTCACCGTTTCTTACAGCCGGATAATTATGTGCAAGATCCTACCGATACGCAAAATTATAACCGTTACAGTTATGTGCTAAACAATCCATTAAAATACACAGATCCTAGTGGGGAATTATCATGGAGATCTGTAGGGGGATGGATTAAGAGAAATTCACAAGCCATTACTATTGTAGCAACAGTTGTGGTAGCTGTCGGTTTAACTGTAGTAACGGCAGGTATGGCTAGTCCACTAGCAGCAGCAGCCATTGTTGGGGCTGGAGCAGGCTTTACATCAGGTGCAGTAGGTACATGGACACAGGGAGGAAGTTTCGCAGACGGTCTTCTTAATGGTGCTATACAAGGTGCTATTGGTGCTGCTTCAGGCTATGCCGGAGCATATATGAGTACCGCTATAAATGCAGTTGGAATTATTCCGGGTGCCTTATCTGGCGCGGCTACTTCTACTTCTTTAGGAGCAATGACCAATTTGATATCAGGCAACGATTGGAATGCCGGTTTGGGAATGGCAGCAGTGTTTGGCGGAATTGGCGGTGGTATTTCCGGATTTTCAGCAGCTAAAGCAAGTGGTTCTGGTATTTGGTTTGGAACAGAAGTTAAGCCTTCTGCTACAGTTATTGCAGGAAATATTAATAATGCAACTGCAGAAGCTCGAGTGGAATATAATAAATCTACACAGGTTCAGACTGAACCTACGAGTATGTCTAATTCTAGCAGTGCGACACAGTTCGATGAATTACCTTCTGATGTATTAAATAAAACAGCTGAATACCCTAGTGCATATTTAGATTATCCAAGCCAAACAGGTACTCCAAATAGTATTCATCAATATACAACTAATAGTGGTAAACCTCTCCAAAATACTATTTATAATGGTGATGGAAAAGCAGTAATGCAACTCGATTTTAAACCACATGGAACTGGAAATATAAATGGTGTTCCTCACGGACATATAATGGAAGTTCCTGGAGTAATTTCAACAGGACATCAAGGAAATCATATTCCATTTATGTTATTAAAATTTAAATAA